The Acidimicrobiales bacterium genome has a window encoding:
- the rph gene encoding ribonuclease PH, translated as MTTPVNLTRRDGRVIDELRPVTLERDYTEFAAGSVLATMGRTKVLCTASIEEDTPRWMRGSGKGWVTAEYSLLPGSSPERVSREAARGHQSGRTHEIQRLIGRSLRAVCDMAALGERQVILDCDVLQADGGTRTASITGAYVALHDALSRLLTTGVLARHPLSDPLAAVSVGVVEGVCMLDLDYSEDSRAEVDMNVVMTGTGRYVEVQGTAEGMPFSAEELGELLALAKSGIDELVAAQQLLLAEAPEPRVIGRPS; from the coding sequence ATGACCACACCGGTGAACCTCACGCGCCGTGACGGCCGCGTCATCGACGAGCTGCGGCCCGTGACCCTCGAGCGGGACTACACCGAGTTCGCCGCCGGATCGGTGCTCGCCACGATGGGGCGCACCAAGGTCCTCTGCACCGCCTCGATCGAGGAGGACACCCCTCGCTGGATGCGCGGCAGCGGCAAGGGGTGGGTGACGGCCGAGTACTCGCTGCTGCCGGGCTCCTCTCCCGAGCGCGTCTCGCGCGAGGCGGCGCGTGGCCACCAGAGCGGTCGCACGCACGAGATCCAGCGGCTGATCGGCCGCTCGCTGCGGGCGGTGTGCGACATGGCCGCGTTGGGCGAGCGGCAGGTGATCCTCGACTGCGACGTCCTGCAGGCCGACGGGGGGACGCGCACCGCCTCCATCACCGGCGCCTACGTCGCGCTGCACGACGCGCTCAGCCGACTGCTCACGACGGGGGTCCTCGCCCGCCACCCGCTCTCGGACCCGCTCGCCGCCGTCTCGGTCGGCGTCGTCGAGGGAGTCTGCATGCTCGACCTCGACTACTCCGAGGACTCCCGCGCCGAGGTCGACATGAACGTCGTGATGACCGGCACGGGGCGCTACGTCGAGGTGCAGGGGACCGCCGAGGGGATGCCCTTCTCGGCCGAGGAGCTCGGCGAGCTGCTCGCGCTCGCGAAGAGCGGGATCGACGAGCTCGTCGCCGCGCAGCAGCTGCTGCTCGCGGAGGCGCCCGAGCCGAGGGTCATCGGGCGGCCTTCGTGA
- the murI gene encoding glutamate racemase — translation MDDRPIGIFDSGFGGLTVARALIDLLPEEQVVYVGDSARYPYGPRSAEEVAKFSAEIVEHLVVHEGVKMVVVACNTASAVALDELRFSYSVPVLGVIEAGLRSAALATRNGRVGVIGTVGTISSGAYQRAAATLRIGAEVHLAACPGFVEFVERGEIDTDQVHVLAERLLSPLATLDIDTLLLGCTHYPFLARTIADVMGRDVVLVSSAEETAFDVRSILQATGLGRRGERTTEHRFLSSGDVGWFAEMGSRLLGPELHHAEHLPLAAP, via the coding sequence GTGGACGACCGGCCGATCGGCATCTTCGACAGCGGCTTCGGCGGCCTCACCGTCGCCCGTGCGCTGATCGACCTGCTCCCCGAGGAGCAGGTCGTCTACGTCGGCGACAGCGCCCGCTACCCCTACGGCCCGCGCAGCGCCGAGGAGGTCGCGAAGTTCAGCGCCGAGATCGTCGAGCACCTCGTCGTCCACGAGGGAGTGAAGATGGTCGTCGTCGCCTGCAACACCGCCTCCGCGGTGGCCCTCGACGAGCTGCGTTTCTCCTACTCGGTGCCCGTCCTCGGGGTGATCGAGGCCGGGCTGCGCTCCGCCGCGCTCGCCACCCGTAACGGCCGGGTCGGCGTGATCGGGACGGTGGGCACGATCTCCTCGGGCGCCTATCAGCGGGCCGCGGCGACGCTGCGGATCGGCGCGGAGGTGCACCTCGCCGCCTGCCCCGGCTTCGTCGAGTTCGTCGAGCGGGGAGAGATCGACACCGACCAGGTGCACGTGCTCGCCGAGCGGCTGCTCTCGCCGCTCGCCACGCTCGACATCGACACGCTGCTCCTCGGCTGCACGCACTACCCCTTCCTGGCGCGCACGATCGCGGACGTGATGGGGCGTGACGTGGTCCTCGTCTCCTCGGCCGAGGAGACCGCCTTCGACGTGCGCTCGATCCTGCAGGCGACGGGCCTCGGCCGGCGCGGCGAGCGCACGACCGAGCACCGCTTCCTCTCGTCGGGGGACGTCGGCTGGTTCGCCGAGATGGGGAGCCGCCTCCTCGGCCCCGAGCTGCACCACGCCGAGCACCTCCCCCTCGCCGCGCCCTGA
- a CDS encoding cysteine synthase family protein has product MARYDNILDLIGNTPLVDVSPLSPNPQVQILVKLEGMNPGGSVKDRVALSLVEDAEKRGVLEPGATLIESSSGNTGIGLALVCRARGYHLKVVLPTNVSIERRQLLEIFGAEVIESPGSEGSNGAVRLVRALAAEHPEWVFLYQYGNPANPRAHYEGTGPEIWRDCPEVTHFVAGLGTSGTLLGVGRYLKEQNPEVKVWAVEPPTGEMVDGLRNLDDGYVPPIFEDEGGEQLLDMKTVVSPLDSIVFTRRLAELGIFSGISTGAAFAGAVRCAGRIERGTIVVLSPDAGWKYLSTGAWTDPLDEVVERAKKVIYF; this is encoded by the coding sequence ATGGCCCGCTACGACAACATCCTCGACCTGATCGGCAATACCCCGCTCGTCGACGTCTCGCCGCTCAGCCCCAACCCGCAGGTGCAGATCCTCGTGAAGCTCGAGGGGATGAACCCCGGCGGCTCGGTGAAGGACCGCGTCGCGCTGAGCCTCGTCGAGGACGCTGAGAAGCGTGGCGTGCTCGAGCCGGGAGCGACGCTCATCGAGTCCTCCTCCGGCAACACCGGCATCGGCCTCGCCCTCGTCTGCCGGGCCCGCGGCTACCACCTGAAAGTCGTCCTCCCGACCAACGTCTCGATCGAGCGCCGCCAGCTGCTGGAGATCTTCGGCGCCGAGGTCATCGAGTCGCCCGGCTCGGAGGGCTCCAACGGCGCGGTGAGGCTCGTGCGGGCGCTCGCGGCCGAGCACCCCGAGTGGGTCTTCCTCTACCAGTACGGCAACCCGGCGAACCCCCGCGCCCACTACGAGGGGACCGGCCCGGAGATCTGGAGGGACTGCCCTGAGGTCACCCACTTCGTCGCCGGCCTCGGGACGAGCGGCACGCTCCTCGGCGTCGGCCGCTACCTGAAGGAGCAGAACCCCGAGGTGAAGGTGTGGGCCGTCGAGCCGCCGACGGGGGAGATGGTCGACGGCCTGCGCAACCTGGACGACGGCTACGTGCCGCCGATCTTCGAGGACGAGGGGGGCGAGCAGCTGCTCGACATGAAGACCGTCGTCTCGCCGCTCGACTCGATCGTCTTCACCCGCCGCCTCGCCGAGCTCGGGATCTTCTCGGGGATCTCGACGGGGGCGGCCTTCGCCGGCGCGGTGCGCTGCGCCGGGCGCATCGAGCGGGGGACGATCGTCGTGCTCTCCCCGGACGCGGGATGGAAGTACCTCTCGACCGGCGCCTGGACCGACCCCCTCGACGAGGTCGTCGAGCGGGCAAAGAAGGTCATCTACTTCTGA
- a CDS encoding ubiquitin-like small modifier protein 1: protein MAVEVRLPTLLRQAAAGQPSVRLDGATVGDILQELVAAYPGLGGQVLTEDGSLHRFVNVYLNDDDVRYLDKLDTKVGEGDVLSILPAVAGG from the coding sequence GTGGCCGTCGAAGTTCGTCTCCCCACCCTGCTCCGCCAGGCCGCCGCCGGTCAGCCGTCGGTGCGCCTCGACGGGGCGACCGTCGGCGACATCTTGCAGGAGCTCGTCGCCGCCTACCCCGGCCTCGGGGGCCAGGTGCTCACCGAGGACGGCTCACTGCACCGCTTCGTGAACGTCTACCTGAACGACGACGACGTCCGCTATCTGGACAAGCTCGACACCAAGGTGGGCGAGGGCGACGTGCTCTCCATCCTCCCCGCGGTCGCCGGCGGCTGA
- a CDS encoding Rieske 2Fe-2S domain-containing protein, which produces MVTVEQNERWTRVGPGTPGGELLRRYWQPFLPVAKLDENPVQPVRLLGEDLVCYRDRSGTVGLVGERCAHRLVNMAFGIPEAHGLRCPYHGWCYDETGQCVETPLESPNSRLHDSVSIGGYPVEEMGGLLFAYLGPGEPPVLPPWDVLVHPRALRQIGLTVIPCNWLQCQENASDPVHSVYLHGHFFKYVLERDGLLEERAADPTTHRSHTSIAQGIGYDRVISRLDEHGVQKAMVYTPERGAKEYEERWHSYMIFPNIARVGGGGLRFEMQFRVPVDDTHTNHIVYDIYVVPDGVDVEIPATPPCYEIPIFDAEGKPILDYVLAQDMAAWWSQGEIVDRSKEQVAATDEAVLHFRRLLDDQISLVAAGGDPMNVYRDAAEVGEVIEGHPRVGDAGYRGMRMGAYRSMFHKGYWRDDADRHGPLLEQVKALMQQAEEAAAQRVEQAAPAPVS; this is translated from the coding sequence ATGGTCACCGTCGAGCAGAACGAGCGCTGGACCCGCGTCGGGCCGGGGACGCCCGGCGGAGAGCTCCTCCGCCGCTACTGGCAGCCCTTCCTCCCCGTCGCCAAGCTCGACGAGAACCCGGTGCAGCCGGTGCGCCTGCTCGGCGAGGACCTCGTCTGCTACCGCGACCGCTCCGGCACCGTCGGCCTCGTCGGCGAGCGCTGCGCGCACCGCCTGGTGAACATGGCCTTCGGCATCCCCGAGGCGCACGGCCTGCGCTGTCCCTACCACGGCTGGTGCTACGACGAGACCGGGCAGTGCGTCGAGACCCCCCTCGAGTCCCCGAACTCGCGCCTGCACGACAGCGTCTCGATCGGCGGCTACCCCGTCGAGGAGATGGGCGGCCTGCTCTTTGCCTACCTGGGCCCCGGCGAGCCGCCCGTGCTCCCCCCGTGGGACGTGCTCGTGCACCCCCGGGCGCTGCGCCAGATCGGCCTCACGGTGATCCCCTGCAACTGGCTGCAGTGCCAGGAGAATGCCTCGGACCCGGTGCACAGCGTCTACCTGCACGGCCATTTCTTCAAGTACGTCCTCGAGCGCGACGGCCTCTTGGAGGAGCGCGCCGCCGACCCGACGACGCACCGCTCGCACACGAGCATCGCCCAGGGGATCGGCTACGACCGGGTGATCTCCCGCCTGGACGAGCACGGCGTGCAAAAGGCGATGGTGTACACCCCCGAGCGCGGAGCGAAGGAGTACGAGGAGCGCTGGCACTCCTACATGATCTTCCCGAACATCGCCCGCGTCGGCGGTGGCGGGCTGCGCTTCGAGATGCAGTTCCGCGTCCCCGTCGACGACACGCACACCAACCACATCGTCTACGACATCTACGTCGTCCCCGACGGGGTCGACGTCGAGATACCGGCGACGCCGCCCTGCTACGAGATCCCGATCTTCGACGCCGAGGGCAAACCGATCCTCGACTACGTGCTCGCCCAGGACATGGCCGCCTGGTGGTCACAGGGCGAGATCGTCGACCGCTCCAAGGAGCAGGTCGCGGCCACCGACGAGGCGGTGCTCCACTTCCGGCGCCTCCTCGACGACCAGATCTCCCTCGTCGCGGCGGGCGGTGACCCGATGAACGTCTACCGCGACGCCGCCGAGGTCGGGGAGGTCATCGAGGGGCACCCGAGGGTCGGCGACGCCGGGTACCGCGGGATGCGCATGGGCGCCTACCGCTCGATGTTCCACAAGGGCTACTGGCGCGACGACGCCGACCGTCACGGCCCGCTCCTCGAGCAGGTGAAGGCGCTGATGCAGCAGGCCGAGGAGGCCGCCGCGCAGCGGGTCGAGCAGGCCGCGCCCGCCCCCGTCAGCTGA
- a CDS encoding DUF3500 domain-containing protein gives MELRVGPPSSARFLGTPSERHQVMLERAERAIAEPLVGVVTSSGPVEGLFPLGKGGAPTSAVRARIESYASLLDEDARREVQFPLESDAWRRWSNIHRFLMRHGRCLDEMGDPERDRALELLAAALSPAGFAEARGVMRLNETIQEITGRRDERGYSEFGEWNYWLCLFGSPSADGPYGFQLDGHHLNLNVFVLGDQLVLTPYLLGSEPLVAEAGRYAGTRVLEAEERLALDLVQSLDPAQARRAVVAEELPPGLYAGAFCDNLVLDYSGIAHGELDPVQQSALLALIGCYVGRLPDGHAAAKMAEVRAHLDETYFTWMGATEDESVFYYRVHSPVLLVEFDHEPGVVFKSDGPMKSHIHTVMRTPNGNDYGTDLLRQHRSAHEHAGA, from the coding sequence ATGGAGCTACGGGTCGGGCCGCCCTCCTCGGCGCGCTTCCTCGGCACCCCGAGCGAGCGCCACCAGGTGATGCTCGAGCGCGCCGAGCGGGCGATCGCCGAGCCGCTCGTCGGCGTCGTCACCTCCTCCGGCCCCGTCGAGGGGCTCTTCCCGCTCGGGAAGGGCGGCGCCCCGACGTCGGCGGTGCGCGCCCGCATCGAGTCCTACGCGTCGCTCCTCGACGAGGACGCGAGGCGCGAGGTGCAGTTCCCCCTCGAGAGCGACGCCTGGCGACGGTGGTCGAACATCCACCGCTTCCTGATGCGTCACGGGCGCTGCCTGGACGAGATGGGCGACCCGGAGCGTGACCGCGCCCTCGAGCTCCTCGCGGCGGCGCTCAGCCCCGCCGGCTTCGCCGAGGCCCGCGGGGTGATGCGCCTCAACGAGACGATCCAGGAGATCACCGGCCGTCGCGACGAGCGCGGCTACAGCGAGTTCGGCGAGTGGAACTACTGGTTGTGCCTCTTCGGGAGCCCGTCGGCCGACGGTCCCTACGGCTTCCAGCTCGACGGCCACCACCTCAACCTCAACGTCTTCGTGCTCGGCGACCAACTGGTGCTCACGCCCTACCTCCTCGGCTCGGAGCCGCTCGTCGCCGAGGCGGGGCGCTACGCGGGGACACGCGTCCTCGAGGCCGAGGAGCGCCTCGCGCTCGACCTGGTGCAGTCCCTCGACCCCGCCCAGGCACGGCGCGCGGTGGTCGCCGAGGAGCTGCCGCCGGGGCTGTACGCCGGGGCGTTCTGCGACAACCTCGTCCTCGACTACTCCGGCATCGCCCACGGCGAGCTCGACCCGGTGCAGCAGTCGGCGCTGCTCGCGCTCATCGGCTGCTACGTCGGCCGCCTGCCCGATGGCCACGCCGCGGCGAAGATGGCCGAGGTGCGGGCGCACCTCGACGAGACCTACTTCACCTGGATGGGCGCCACCGAGGACGAGAGCGTCTTCTACTACCGGGTGCACAGCCCGGTGCTGCTCGTCGAGTTCGACCACGAGCCCGGCGTCGTCTTCAAGAGCGACGGCCCGATGAAGAGCCACATCCACACCGTGATGCGGACCCCGAACGGCAACGACTACGGCACCGACCTGCTGCGCCAGCACCGCAGCGCGCACGAGCACGCCGGCGCGTGA
- a CDS encoding class II aldolase/adducin family protein, translating to MSEQQQAEDPVGLVVTACHVLGNEQFSDMVWGHVSVRDPEGRGIWMKAHLFGFEEIERENVLLVSFDGEVLEGEGRRHGEYPIHTEIMRARPDVNCVVHTHAFSAVAFAATQQPLLPISHDATLFVPPDIPRFTRTGDLIVTQELGEDLARTLGDRPAALIPHHGMAVTGPDVPAAIMATVLLERACASQLAAGEVKTWSSDEEALAKRARCWAPPLLQMGWEYLVRKTERARRER from the coding sequence ATGTCGGAGCAGCAGCAGGCGGAGGACCCGGTCGGCCTCGTCGTCACCGCGTGCCACGTGCTCGGCAACGAGCAGTTCTCCGACATGGTCTGGGGCCACGTCTCGGTGCGCGACCCCGAGGGCCGGGGCATCTGGATGAAGGCGCACCTGTTCGGCTTCGAGGAAATCGAGCGGGAGAACGTGCTCCTCGTCTCCTTCGACGGCGAGGTGCTCGAAGGCGAGGGGCGGCGCCACGGCGAGTATCCGATCCACACCGAGATCATGCGAGCCCGCCCCGACGTGAACTGCGTCGTCCACACCCACGCCTTCTCGGCCGTGGCCTTCGCCGCGACCCAGCAGCCGCTGCTGCCGATCTCCCACGACGCGACGCTCTTCGTCCCGCCGGACATCCCCCGCTTCACCCGCACCGGCGACCTGATCGTCACCCAGGAGCTCGGTGAGGACCTCGCGCGCACCCTCGGCGACCGGCCCGCGGCGCTGATCCCCCACCACGGGATGGCGGTCACGGGCCCCGACGTGCCGGCCGCGATCATGGCGACGGTACTGCTCGAGCGGGCGTGCGCGAGCCAGCTCGCCGCCGGCGAGGTGAAGACCTGGTCCTCTGACGAGGAGGCGCTCGCCAAGCGGGCCCGCTGCTGGGCGCCGCCACTGCTGCAGATGGGCTGGGAGTACCTCGTCCGCAAGACCGAGCGGGCGCGCCGCGAGCGGTGA
- a CDS encoding aldo/keto reductase — translation MERRALGETGIELPVIGFGCGPNARLMVGDDEALRIETIKAALDGGIDYFDTAYAYGWGVSETNLGRALKELGARPSISTKFCLQPEDLKDPRSAVLAGFEQSLERLGLDKVDVLLSHNRFARAHEEGEKMNVGALLNLEEVFGHNGVASALQELLDAGVIRTTGFTSFGGDPEAIAEAIASGVFGSINASFSLLNPSAAVEVGPEAEGADYRRVISTAAGAGVGVMAIQVLGRGILTGEGPSEGPGSRLIPTARRLGDSLVKTAIRYVISTPGVSTAILGLSEPAHVAEAIAAVEMGHFGEAERHELEEAAIH, via the coding sequence ATGGAACGACGCGCACTCGGCGAGACAGGGATCGAGCTGCCCGTCATCGGATTCGGTTGCGGCCCGAACGCCCGCCTGATGGTGGGCGACGACGAGGCGCTGCGGATCGAGACGATCAAGGCTGCGCTCGATGGCGGCATCGACTACTTCGACACCGCCTACGCCTACGGATGGGGGGTCTCGGAGACCAACCTCGGCCGGGCGCTGAAGGAGCTCGGCGCGCGCCCCTCGATCTCGACGAAGTTCTGCCTGCAGCCCGAGGACCTGAAGGACCCCCGCTCGGCGGTGCTCGCCGGCTTCGAGCAGAGCCTCGAGCGCCTCGGCCTCGACAAGGTGGACGTACTGCTCTCGCACAACCGCTTCGCGCGCGCCCACGAAGAGGGCGAGAAGATGAACGTCGGCGCGCTGCTCAACCTGGAGGAGGTCTTCGGGCACAACGGCGTCGCGAGTGCCCTCCAGGAGCTGCTGGATGCAGGGGTGATCCGCACCACGGGCTTCACCTCCTTCGGTGGTGACCCCGAGGCCATCGCCGAGGCCATCGCCTCGGGGGTCTTCGGGAGCATCAACGCCTCGTTCAGCCTGCTCAACCCGAGCGCCGCGGTCGAGGTCGGCCCCGAGGCCGAGGGCGCCGACTACCGGCGGGTGATCTCGACGGCCGCCGGCGCGGGCGTCGGCGTGATGGCGATCCAGGTGCTCGGGCGGGGGATCCTCACCGGCGAGGGGCCGAGCGAGGGCCCCGGCAGCCGCCTCATCCCGACCGCCCGGCGCTTGGGGGACTCGCTCGTGAAGACGGCGATCCGCTACGTGATCTCGACGCCGGGGGTCTCGACGGCGATCCTCGGCCTCTCCGAGCCCGCGCACGTCGCCGAGGCGATCGCCGCGGTCGAGATGGGCCACTTCGGCGAGGCCGAGCGGCACGAGCTCGAGGAAGCGGCGATCCACTAG
- a CDS encoding M67 family metallopeptidase produces MSGLTLDEEQLAAIVAHCLAELPNEGCGLIAGDPASGVVHTVFPTRNAAASARLYTVDPRDHLRADREAEAAGASIIGVFHSHTHTDPYPSPTDVAQAPDPTWHYVLVSLRDELPSLRSYRIVGGEVSEEAVVAPRSSSS; encoded by the coding sequence ATGAGCGGTCTCACGCTCGACGAGGAGCAGCTCGCCGCGATCGTCGCCCACTGCCTCGCCGAACTCCCCAATGAGGGCTGCGGCCTGATCGCCGGCGACCCTGCGAGCGGCGTGGTGCACACGGTCTTCCCGACCCGGAACGCGGCGGCGTCGGCGCGCCTGTACACGGTGGACCCCCGCGACCACCTCCGTGCCGACCGGGAGGCCGAGGCGGCGGGGGCCTCGATCATCGGCGTCTTCCACTCCCACACCCACACCGACCCTTATCCCTCGCCCACCGACGTCGCGCAGGCGCCCGACCCGACCTGGCACTACGTCCTCGTCTCGCTGCGCGACGAGCTCCCGTCGCTGCGCTCGTACCGCATCGTGGGCGGCGAGGTGAGCGAGGAAGCGGTCGTCGCCCCGAGGAGCAGCTCCTCCTAG
- the smpB gene encoding SsrA-binding protein SmpB has product MPMKTTAVATKRAVKGNERRDANRKVAQNRRARHEYDILETFECGMALRGGEVKSLRAGQVSLQDAYARIDNGEMYLLGTRIAPYEYSSGFGYVDPERPRKLLLHRAQIDELRGKVTQQSLTLVPLSIYFKEGKAKVEIALARGRHLYDKRRAIAERDSNREAERAIREHQRRG; this is encoded by the coding sequence ATGCCCATGAAGACGACGGCCGTCGCGACGAAGAGGGCCGTCAAGGGCAACGAGCGCCGCGACGCGAACCGCAAGGTCGCGCAGAACCGTCGGGCGCGCCACGAGTACGACATCCTCGAGACCTTCGAGTGCGGGATGGCGCTGCGCGGCGGCGAGGTGAAGTCGTTGCGCGCCGGCCAGGTGAGCCTCCAGGACGCCTACGCACGCATCGACAACGGGGAGATGTACCTGCTCGGCACGCGCATCGCCCCCTACGAGTACTCGAGCGGGTTCGGCTACGTGGACCCCGAGCGCCCGCGCAAGCTCCTCCTCCACCGGGCCCAGATCGACGAGCTCCGCGGCAAGGTGACCCAGCAGTCGCTGACCCTCGTCCCACTGTCGATCTACTTCAAGGAGGGGAAGGCCAAGGTGGAGATCGCCCTCGCACGCGGCCGCCACCTCTACGACAAGCGCAGGGCGATCGCGGAGCGCGACTCCAACCGCGAAGCGGAGCGGGCGATCCGCGAGCACCAGCGCCGGGGCTGA